The window AAAATCGGCTGGCGAAAACCCAAGTGCAATAGCAGTAACCAATGGACAGACGTTCAGGGCAGAACCATTGTCCAGCAGAACAGACGGCACCCGACGGCCTGAACAAACAACATCAATGAATAAGGGTCGAACATGATTTGATCCTtctggtggcaagtcatcatcagaAAACACTATGCATGTAGCTCTATCAGCTGTCAACATGTGAATAAGCCCCTCTGGGGTAGTAGTAGTGTCAACCCTAATCTGGCCAAGGGCTCTGACCAATGCATCTCTGTGTGTACTAGATGAGGCCAAAAGGCTCCAAATAGATATGCGAGCTTGAGTAGTACGCAACTAGCGTAATATCTCATCATCTTCCCTCTGAACCTCCTATCTGGCAGCTATACCAGCAAATGGCCTGTCAACGGGTGGAGGTTGTGCTACCCTTCCACTTCGTGTAACTATCTGAACATCTCTATGAGGGGGCCTATATTCCTCTGGGAACATAATGAAGGGTGTCATAGGTGGCACATGTTGTAAGTACACCGGTGATACTGGAGGCGGCCCATAAATTTCGTCCGGGGTCAAACTGAATGGCCTGGGGATCTGCTGTCTAGGTATATATCCAACAAAATCTGACTCCTCATATAGACTGATCGGCTGAGGAGCCTCTCCATCCCAACCCATCATAAATATCTCATCCCCTGCAAACTCAATCAAATGTACCCTTTCCGAGGGTGGAGGTACTGCTCTAGTGTCATGAGTAGGTAGCGGGTCTGTGGCCACACTCGGGCGccccaaatcaaccaagccCTGATCTATCAAATCCTGAATGGCATGTCTCAGTGCTGAACAACTGTCTGTATCATGGCCTGCTCTCTGATGGTAGGCACAGTGAAGATCTGTCCTGAATCCTTGGGGGGTAGGCTGTAGTGGTGGTCTAGGAGGTAGTGGGGCAATCagtccccccccccccaaccaaTCTCTGAAAAGCTCGGCTCAGTGGCATCCTAAGCTGTGTCCGTCTAACTGGCCTCAGTGGAGGCGGTGCTCTATACTGATGATGGAACTGCATAGGTGGCCTCTGGGGTGCCTGTGTAGCATATACCGGCTGTGGTGACGGATGTAGATAAGTAGGCCCTACTGGCCTAATGAGAGCAACTGGTCTATACTGATCATGCTGTATCATCTGATAAGGAGTGCCAAAAAACTGACTCTAAAACGAAGGACGACGTGAAGACCGGTGTCCTGTCATGCCAATAGTACCAACATCTGAGGGCCTGGGGCCTGATCCTGACTTCTTCCCCTTTGAGTCTGAAGGGGAAGAATCTGCCCATAAACCTCTAGATATACCCTCCTCAATACCATAGAGGGCCTGCACTAACGAGCCAAAGTCTGTCTGAGGGAAGCCCATGAGATGCCTAGCAAAGCGGGGCTGAAGGCTACGCATAATCATACTGATCTGATCGCGCTCTGAAGGACTATCAATAGTCTGTgctatcttctccctccaacggGAAATGAATGAAGTAACTGACTCATCCGGCCCCTGTCTAAGGGCCTCTAACTCCCTCCGGGATACATCCACTATAGTATTGAAAGAATACTGTCTAATAAATTCCTGTCCCAAATCAGCCCATGTCCT is drawn from Vitis riparia cultivar Riparia Gloire de Montpellier isolate 1030 chromosome 18, EGFV_Vit.rip_1.0, whole genome shotgun sequence and contains these coding sequences:
- the LOC117905460 gene encoding uncharacterized protein LOC117905460, with the protein product MDPQYATVDQLAEITDTMASLRDAILGLGQRIDRHQAQPLPIPGSTLHDSTTPPPPPPPPSGPSGPTIQQDYIVPPPPPPPVQSAPQGGAFVLHGQTETTPHSVVAPAQIVDDTQARIDRNEQRMRSLHVSDGMMRWDGYDDLPVVALPVEFRMPDIERYTGIGCPRIHLQLYSTVMRGHRLDEAQMIMLFPLSLSGAAQCWFASLDPSRRRTWADLGQEFIRQYSFNTIVDVSRRELEALRQGPDESVTSFISRWREKIAQTIDSPSERDQISMIMRSLQPRFARHLMGFPQTDFGSLVQALYGIEEGISRGLWADSSPSDSKGKKSGSGPRPSDMIQHDQYRPVALIRPVGPTYLHPSPQPVYATQAPQRPPMQFHHQYRAPPPLRPVRRTQLRMPLSRAFQRLRAGHDTDSCSALRHAIQDLIDQGLVDLGRPSVATDPLPTHDTRAVPPPSERVHLIEFAGDEIFMMGWDGEAPQPISLYEESDFVGYIPRQQIPRPFSLTPDEIYGPPPVSPVYLQHVPPMTPFIMFPEEYRPPHRDVQIVTRSGRVAQPPPVDRPFAGIAAR